The Nitratidesulfovibrio sp. SRB-5 genome includes a window with the following:
- a CDS encoding DUF362 domain-containing protein, protein MRCRIGTSLLDKLDKLMLAAGMERINFQNAFVAIKIHFGEPGNLAFLRPNFAKTVADRVKKLGGMPFLTDANTLYVGRRNNALLHMDAAYENGFTPFSTGCHVVIADGLKGADEVEVPIEGGVHLKTAKIGRAIMDADVFISLNHFKGHELTGFGGAIKNIGMGSGSRAGKMIMHNNGKPRVAHDKCVGCRTCARYCNQDAITFNEEKKASINHELCVGCGRCIATCNFDAIDTPWSGSSDDVNIRMVEYAKAVLDGRPNFHISVVNHVSPNCDCHGENDAAIIPDIGIFASFDPVALDKACIDAVNAAPVIPGTVLGDRIGNQPEGKGESACGCAGHAGHAGHAGHTGRHDHFHVVHPGTNWRSQIEHAEALGLGSGTYELVTVK, encoded by the coding sequence ATGCGGTGCAGGATCGGCACCAGCCTGCTCGACAAACTGGACAAGCTCATGCTGGCGGCGGGCATGGAGCGCATCAACTTCCAGAACGCCTTCGTGGCCATCAAGATCCATTTCGGCGAGCCGGGCAACCTCGCCTTCCTGCGCCCCAATTTCGCCAAGACCGTCGCGGACCGGGTGAAGAAGCTGGGCGGCATGCCCTTTCTGACCGATGCCAACACGCTCTACGTGGGCCGCCGCAACAACGCCCTGCTGCACATGGACGCCGCCTACGAAAACGGGTTCACCCCGTTCTCCACCGGCTGCCACGTGGTCATCGCGGATGGCCTGAAAGGCGCGGACGAGGTGGAGGTGCCCATCGAAGGCGGCGTGCACCTGAAAACCGCCAAGATCGGCCGGGCCATCATGGACGCCGACGTCTTCATCTCGCTGAACCACTTCAAGGGGCACGAGCTGACAGGCTTCGGCGGGGCCATCAAGAACATCGGCATGGGCAGCGGCAGCCGGGCTGGCAAGATGATCATGCACAACAACGGCAAGCCGCGCGTTGCCCACGACAAGTGTGTGGGCTGCCGCACCTGCGCCAGGTACTGCAATCAGGACGCCATCACCTTCAACGAAGAAAAGAAGGCGTCCATCAACCACGAGCTGTGCGTGGGCTGCGGGCGGTGCATCGCCACCTGCAACTTCGACGCAATCGACACGCCGTGGTCAGGCAGCAGCGACGACGTGAACATCCGGATGGTGGAATACGCCAAGGCCGTGTTGGACGGGCGCCCCAACTTCCACATCAGCGTGGTCAACCACGTCTCGCCCAACTGTGACTGCCACGGCGAAAACGACGCCGCCATCATTCCGGACATCGGCATCTTCGCCAGCTTCGACCCCGTGGCGCTGGACAAGGCCTGCATCGACGCCGTCAATGCCGCCCCGGTCATTCCCGGTACCGTGCTGGGCGACAGGATTGGCAACCAGCCGGAAGGCAAGGGCGAATCCGCCTGCGGCTGTGCCGGGCATGCCGGACATGCCGGACATGCAGGACACACCGGACGGCACGACCATTTCCATGTTGTCCACCCCGGCACCAACTGGCGGAGCCAGATCGAACATGCCGAGGCGCTGGGGCTTGGCAGCGGAACCTACGAACTGGTGACCGTCAAGTAA
- a CDS encoding MFS transporter: MHPLLRDRNLHTIFGITLTVIMGVSSIMPALPLMARELDIPLASVGLVLTAFTLPGIVLAPIAGVLADRLGRKRVLLPAMALFALGGSACFFARDLSTLLACRFVQGFGAAPLGVLYTTLIGDLYEDSDRVRAMGYNAGVLSLGTAIFPAVGGLLAELGWNVPFLLPLAVLPLMLAAARLRLPASRATQTLGEYFRSTLRIALSPRALVLFGLSLLTFVQLYGPMVTFFPVLADTRFHAAPSRIGAIFAVSSLGTAMIASQLGRLSERFPARRLIMLSHVFYAAAMLLLPLMPGLWWLLGPVLCFGMAQGLNLPNLSTMMTSLAPTQQRAAIMAVNGTLLRLGQTLAPLLFGLLYAGGDLPAVFAGGAAVSCLMLALAAWRLH; the protein is encoded by the coding sequence ATGCATCCGCTGCTGCGCGACAGAAACCTGCACACCATCTTCGGCATCACCCTTACGGTGATCATGGGCGTTTCCAGCATCATGCCCGCCCTGCCGCTGATGGCGCGCGAACTGGACATACCCCTGGCCTCTGTGGGGCTGGTGCTGACCGCCTTCACCCTGCCCGGCATCGTGCTGGCCCCCATCGCGGGGGTGCTGGCCGACCGGCTGGGCCGCAAGCGCGTGCTGCTGCCCGCCATGGCCCTGTTCGCCCTCGGGGGCTCGGCCTGCTTCTTCGCGCGTGACCTTTCCACCCTGCTGGCCTGCCGCTTCGTGCAGGGGTTTGGCGCGGCCCCGCTGGGCGTCCTGTACACCACCCTCATCGGCGACCTGTACGAAGACAGCGACCGGGTACGGGCCATGGGGTACAACGCTGGCGTGCTCAGCCTGGGCACGGCCATCTTTCCCGCCGTGGGCGGACTGCTGGCGGAGCTTGGCTGGAACGTCCCCTTCCTGCTGCCCCTGGCCGTGCTGCCGCTGATGCTGGCCGCGGCGCGCCTGCGCCTGCCCGCCTCGCGCGCCACGCAGACCCTGGGTGAATATTTCCGCTCCACCCTGCGCATTGCGCTGTCGCCGCGCGCACTGGTGCTGTTCGGGCTTTCCCTGCTTACCTTCGTGCAATTGTACGGCCCCATGGTCACCTTCTTTCCGGTGCTGGCGGACACCCGCTTCCACGCCGCGCCTTCGCGCATCGGCGCCATCTTTGCCGTGTCCTCGCTGGGCACGGCCATGATCGCCTCGCAACTGGGGCGCCTGTCGGAACGCTTTCCCGCCCGGCGGCTGATCATGCTCAGCCATGTCTTCTACGCCGCCGCCATGCTGCTTCTGCCGCTGATGCCCGGTCTGTGGTGGCTGCTGGGGCCGGTGCTGTGCTTCGGCATGGCCCAGGGGCTGAACCTGCCCAACCTGTCCACCATGATGACCTCGCTGGCCCCCACCCAGCAGCGCGCCGCCATCATGGCCGTCAACGGCACCCTGCTGCGCCTGGGCCAGACCCTGGCCCCGCTGCTGTTCGGCCTGCTCTACGCCGGTGGTGACCTGCCCGCCGTGTTCGCGGGCGGGGCCGCCGTCAGTTGCCTGATGCTCGCGCTGGCGGCGTGGCGGCTGCACTAG
- a CDS encoding Lon protease family protein, giving the protein MTKVSPLPAARLRATLDPTRIRWETSDAIPRPPRNGMRRTPQPRVLQALELALHIRDGGYNVYLSGEANLGRTYMLREYLAPRARKMDTPPDLIHVYNFEDPDRPRLIALPAGQGRKLRTSLTQALSKARKEAPSRFEHDAFVRKRTLLLDKFQTQRSKLFKEMDTVAGGEGFNLDMDDSGSLTLYPIVEGKRLSEDEYEKLDATLRKSLKLKGDRLLQAMTGLMRKLTRAEQDFVEDERTLEKEVVREVLDQFLTPLADKFAKTCPCDELKRYFADMREDILDNIEGFVQRDMPTHMPQQQPDLGPPPEDTSFRYDINVFVDNSETHGAPIVVDDHPTPSNLLGCIERESEMGALVTDFTLVKAGSLQKANGGFLVLHMEDILSYPSAWEGLLRALRSGLARIEDAGDGQESTKTKGIEPEPLRLNLKVVLVGTEEMYETLLVNDDRFPKLFKIKAHLTEATERNADGVKVYLARIARIIDESKLLPFDRDAMAGLVDYGSRIIEDQRKLSLKFPVLRELMIEASALASMKGSALVDRTTLHDAMVARTYRANLVEQHYMDEYDRELIKVRTSGSEVGRVNGLSVTWYGDFEFGLPHQISCTVGVGHGGIIDLEREAELGGPIHTKAMMILKSYLVSQFARTKPLVMTGSLCFEQSYAGIEGDSASGAELAALLSAIADVPIRLSLAFTGAVSQSGQIMAVGGVTRKVEGFFEVCSRHGLTGEQGVILPKDNIAHLMLKQEVVAAVNEGRFSIWPVAHITEAMELLTGMPAGRMRADSTFSPGTLYDKVDRRLAELGRLAKDAFKQKRKR; this is encoded by the coding sequence ATGACCAAGGTTTCCCCGCTGCCCGCCGCCCGTCTTCGCGCCACGCTCGACCCCACCCGCATCCGGTGGGAGACCAGCGACGCCATTCCGCGCCCGCCGCGCAACGGCATGCGCCGCACCCCCCAGCCCCGCGTGTTGCAGGCGCTTGAACTGGCCCTGCACATCCGTGACGGCGGCTACAATGTCTACCTTTCGGGCGAGGCCAATCTTGGCCGCACCTACATGCTGCGCGAATACCTTGCGCCGCGCGCCCGCAAGATGGACACCCCGCCGGACCTCATCCACGTCTACAATTTCGAGGACCCGGACAGGCCGCGCCTCATCGCGCTGCCCGCCGGACAGGGACGCAAGCTGCGCACCTCCCTCACCCAGGCCCTGTCCAAGGCCCGCAAGGAAGCGCCCAGCCGCTTCGAGCACGACGCCTTCGTGCGCAAGCGCACCCTTCTGCTGGACAAGTTCCAGACCCAGCGCAGCAAGCTGTTCAAGGAAATGGACACCGTGGCCGGGGGCGAAGGCTTCAACCTGGACATGGACGATTCCGGCAGCCTGACCCTGTACCCCATCGTGGAGGGCAAGCGCCTCAGCGAGGACGAGTACGAAAAGCTCGACGCCACGCTGCGCAAGAGCCTGAAGCTGAAGGGCGACCGCCTGCTGCAAGCCATGACCGGCCTGATGCGCAAGCTGACCCGCGCCGAACAGGACTTCGTGGAGGACGAGCGCACCCTGGAAAAGGAAGTGGTGCGCGAGGTGCTGGACCAGTTCCTGACGCCGCTGGCCGACAAGTTCGCCAAGACCTGTCCGTGCGACGAACTGAAGCGCTACTTCGCAGACATGCGCGAAGACATCCTGGACAACATCGAAGGCTTCGTGCAGCGCGACATGCCCACCCACATGCCGCAGCAGCAGCCCGACCTGGGGCCACCGCCCGAAGACACGTCCTTCCGCTACGACATCAACGTGTTCGTGGACAACAGCGAAACCCACGGCGCGCCCATCGTGGTGGACGACCACCCCACCCCGTCCAACCTGCTGGGGTGCATCGAGCGCGAATCGGAAATGGGCGCGCTGGTGACGGACTTCACCCTGGTCAAGGCGGGCTCGCTCCAAAAGGCCAACGGCGGCTTCCTGGTGCTGCACATGGAGGACATCCTGTCCTACCCCAGCGCCTGGGAAGGCTTGCTGCGCGCCCTGCGTTCGGGCCTGGCCCGCATAGAGGACGCGGGCGACGGACAGGAATCCACCAAGACCAAGGGCATAGAACCGGAACCGCTGCGCCTGAACCTGAAGGTGGTGCTGGTGGGCACCGAGGAAATGTACGAGACGCTGCTGGTCAACGACGACCGCTTCCCCAAGCTGTTCAAGATCAAGGCGCACCTGACCGAGGCCACCGAACGCAACGCCGACGGGGTGAAGGTGTATCTTGCTCGCATCGCGCGGATCATCGACGAGTCAAAGCTGCTGCCCTTCGACCGCGACGCCATGGCGGGGCTGGTGGACTACGGCTCGCGCATCATAGAGGACCAGCGCAAGCTTTCGCTGAAGTTCCCGGTGCTGCGCGAACTGATGATCGAGGCTTCGGCCCTGGCCTCCATGAAGGGCAGCGCGCTGGTGGACCGCACCACCCTGCACGACGCCATGGTGGCGCGCACCTACCGCGCCAACCTGGTCGAGCAGCACTACATGGACGAATACGACCGCGAACTGATCAAGGTGCGCACCAGCGGCAGCGAAGTGGGCCGGGTGAACGGCCTTTCGGTGACCTGGTACGGCGACTTCGAGTTCGGCCTGCCGCACCAGATTTCCTGCACCGTGGGCGTGGGGCACGGGGGCATCATCGACCTTGAGCGGGAAGCCGAGCTTGGCGGGCCCATCCACACCAAGGCCATGATGATCCTGAAAAGCTACCTTGTCAGCCAGTTTGCCCGCACCAAGCCGCTGGTGATGACCGGCAGCCTGTGCTTCGAGCAGAGCTATGCGGGCATCGAGGGCGATTCCGCCTCCGGCGCGGAACTGGCGGCCCTGCTTTCGGCCATCGCGGACGTGCCCATCCGGCTTTCGCTGGCCTTCACCGGCGCGGTCAGCCAGTCCGGCCAGATCATGGCCGTGGGCGGTGTGACCCGCAAGGTGGAAGGCTTCTTCGAGGTGTGCAGCCGCCACGGGCTGACCGGCGAACAGGGCGTTATCCTGCCCAAGGACAACATCGCCCACCTGATGCTGAAGCAGGAAGTGGTGGCCGCCGTGAACGAGGGGCGTTTTTCCATCTGGCCGGTGGCGCACATCACCGAGGCCATGGAACTGCTTACCGGCATGCCCGCCGGACGCATGCGCGCCGATTCCACCTTCAGCCCCGGCACCCTGTACGACAAGGTGGACCGCCGCCTGGCCGAACTGGGACGCCTTGCCAAGGATGCCTTCAAGCAGAAGCGCAAGCGCTAG
- a CDS encoding TIGR04283 family arsenosugar biosynthesis glycosyltransferase, giving the protein MSAAQPTPQHAGAEPNRATPHPAGHGGPGDGGPEQGGHGAERNEPVPVLLSVVVPVLHEGHRIAELAGHVRALAEELPPGAVELVVADGAPEGDTLAALKLALGEDAWRAVTGLGETSLGATGLAPVGPLATGGSAAEEFSGTGLPVRAVAAPRGRARQMNAGAAVARGEVLLFLHADTRLPGGAFPAVLRALGVGESAEFAGTAGIAGSGTAGEGAGRHADDGVSRSAVGIPAAGAFTLAIDAPGAWFRVVETLANLRNRLTRTPYGDQAQFFRAGLFRAMGGYTDMPLMEDVEIMRRLRRQHRLHGPRGPCGTAQPLALLDLRAVTSARRWRDEGAVRCTLRNVCLRLLYALGVPAQILARWYRARKGAS; this is encoded by the coding sequence ATGAGCGCAGCCCAACCCACGCCGCAGCATGCCGGGGCCGAGCCGAACCGCGCAACGCCGCACCCGGCAGGGCACGGCGGGCCGGGGGATGGCGGGCCGGAGCAGGGGGGGCATGGCGCGGAGCGGAACGAGCCGGTGCCCGTGTTGCTGTCCGTGGTGGTGCCGGTGCTGCACGAGGGGCACCGCATCGCGGAGTTGGCCGGGCACGTGCGCGCGCTGGCGGAGGAACTGCCGCCGGGCGCCGTGGAACTGGTGGTGGCCGACGGCGCCCCGGAAGGAGACACGCTGGCGGCCCTGAAGCTGGCGCTTGGCGAAGACGCATGGCGGGCCGTGACCGGTTTGGGCGAAACCAGCCTGGGGGCAACCGGCTTGGCCCCGGTAGGCCCGCTCGCCACCGGTGGGAGCGCCGCCGAAGAATTTTCCGGCACGGGGTTGCCCGTGCGCGCCGTGGCCGCACCGCGTGGCCGCGCCCGGCAGATGAATGCCGGGGCCGCCGTGGCCCGTGGGGAGGTGCTGTTGTTCCTGCACGCGGATACGCGCCTGCCGGGCGGGGCCTTTCCTGCCGTATTGCGGGCGTTGGGTGTTGGGGAGAGTGCGGAATTTGCCGGAACTGCCGGAATTGCTGGAAGCGGGACAGCCGGAGAGGGCGCGGGACGGCATGCCGACGATGGCGTATCTCGCTCCGCCGTCGGCATTCCCGCCGCCGGGGCGTTCACCCTGGCCATCGACGCGCCGGGGGCGTGGTTCCGGGTGGTGGAAACGCTGGCCAACCTGCGCAACCGGCTCACCCGCACCCCGTATGGTGACCAGGCCCAGTTCTTTCGGGCCGGTTTGTTCCGGGCCATGGGCGGCTATACCGACATGCCGCTGATGGAAGACGTGGAGATCATGCGCCGCCTGCGCCGCCAGCATCGCCTGCATGGCCCACGTGGCCCATGTGGCACTGCCCAGCCGCTGGCCCTGCTGGACCTGCGGGCCGTCACCTCGGCCCGGCGCTGGCGCGACGAGGGGGCCGTGCGCTGCACCCTGCGCAATGTCTGTCTGCGGCTGCTGTACGCGCTGGGGGTTCCGGCGCAGATACTGGCGCGTTGGTACCGCGCCCGCAAAGGAGCATCATGA
- a CDS encoding TIGR04282 family arsenosugar biosynthesis glycosyltransferase: MSDTCVLFFVKYPEPGAVKTRLASVMGAEAAAAMYRHFVQDMLAELVQVKADLRICCDTGTVPRGRDGAPGAQDALAACKAWLGPQHVYQPQQGDDLGARMRTALADAYAAGYERVVVLGSDIPDFPHELAQKALDDLDLHDAVIGPAFDGGYYLIGFRRDRFLPGVFDGMEWSGASVYAATMERLEAARLDVVRLPEWNDVDTMWDLNVLYRTNRNSSFRRSSSYAAMREHDALIRQYDMELPVWSRETESGK, encoded by the coding sequence ATGAGCGACACCTGCGTACTCTTTTTCGTCAAGTATCCCGAACCGGGCGCGGTGAAGACGCGTCTTGCCTCCGTCATGGGCGCGGAAGCCGCCGCCGCCATGTACCGCCATTTCGTGCAGGACATGCTGGCCGAACTGGTTCAGGTAAAGGCCGACCTGCGCATCTGTTGCGACACGGGCACCGTGCCTCGCGGCAGGGATGGCGCGCCGGGGGCACAGGACGCTCTGGCTGCGTGCAAGGCGTGGCTGGGGCCCCAGCATGTCTACCAGCCCCAGCAGGGTGACGACCTGGGCGCGCGCATGCGCACGGCCCTTGCCGATGCCTACGCCGCCGGATACGAGCGCGTGGTGGTGCTGGGCAGCGACATTCCGGACTTCCCGCACGAACTGGCGCAAAAGGCCCTGGACGACCTGGATCTGCACGATGCCGTCATCGGCCCGGCCTTTGACGGCGGGTATTATCTGATAGGCTTCCGGCGCGACCGCTTTCTGCCCGGCGTGTTCGACGGCATGGAGTGGAGCGGCGCGTCGGTGTACGCCGCCACCATGGAGCGGCTTGAGGCCGCCCGGCTGGACGTGGTGCGCCTGCCGGAATGGAACGACGTGGATACCATGTGGGATCTCAACGTCTTGTACCGCACCAACCGCAACAGCTCGTTCCGCAGGTCGTCTTCCTACGCCGCCATGCGCGAGCACGATGCGCTGATCCGCCAGTACGACATGGAACTGCCCGTATGGTCACGGGAAACGGAATCCGGAAAATGA
- a CDS encoding lipid A deacylase LpxR family protein, producing MNPASLLRRSALCGGLLALLLCAPLCVSTCALAAEAAPFPDPTPAAPGEEPEAGTADEPEKPQKAKAFSTLVIYFENDLFGGTDQYYTNAVQARFVSPDLKTLSDDEMLPDVLDELIERLPFAGDPDAQYNVSVAFGQAIYTPSDTQVREYIPHDRPYAGFLYGAIGLHAKKGDRMDTLQFTGGIVGPSARGETAQNEVHELRDIPTAKGWANQLHDEPGLMLTWQRNWRLNPSSIGRGFGWDVLPRVGVTGGNVLTQANMGGEVRLGWNLPGDFETSLIRPGGGIEAPTDDADPRVRDSWGWYLFAGADGRAVGRNIFLDGNTFRDSHDVEKKYFVADLSGGLAVIVEGVRITYTHVYRTEEFVGQDRGQHFGSLTVGVSF from the coding sequence ATGAACCCCGCTTCACTTCTCAGGCGCTCGGCATTGTGCGGCGGCCTGTTGGCCCTGCTGTTGTGCGCCCCCCTGTGCGTTTCCACCTGCGCGTTGGCCGCCGAGGCTGCGCCGTTTCCCGACCCGACTCCCGCCGCGCCTGGCGAGGAGCCGGAAGCCGGCACCGCAGATGAGCCGGAAAAACCCCAAAAGGCCAAGGCGTTCAGCACGTTGGTCATCTACTTCGAGAACGACCTGTTCGGCGGCACGGACCAGTACTACACCAATGCGGTGCAGGCGCGGTTTGTCTCGCCCGACCTCAAGACCCTGTCCGACGACGAAATGCTGCCCGACGTGCTGGACGAACTCATAGAACGGTTGCCCTTCGCGGGTGACCCCGACGCCCAGTACAACGTCAGCGTGGCCTTCGGGCAGGCCATCTACACCCCGTCCGATACCCAGGTCAGGGAGTACATCCCCCACGACAGGCCCTATGCGGGCTTTCTGTACGGGGCCATAGGCCTGCACGCCAAAAAGGGCGACCGCATGGACACCCTGCAATTCACCGGCGGCATCGTGGGGCCATCGGCACGGGGAGAAACGGCCCAGAACGAAGTGCACGAACTGCGCGACATTCCCACGGCCAAGGGCTGGGCCAACCAGTTGCACGACGAGCCGGGCCTGATGCTGACCTGGCAGCGCAACTGGCGGCTGAATCCTTCGTCCATCGGGCGCGGATTCGGCTGGGACGTGCTGCCCCGCGTGGGCGTCACGGGGGGCAACGTGCTGACCCAGGCCAACATGGGGGGCGAGGTGCGTCTGGGCTGGAACCTGCCGGGGGACTTCGAGACCTCGCTGATCCGCCCCGGCGGCGGCATCGAGGCGCCCACCGACGATGCGGACCCCCGCGTGCGCGACAGCTGGGGCTGGTACCTGTTCGCCGGGGCCGACGGGCGGGCCGTGGGGCGCAACATCTTTCTGGACGGCAATACCTTCCGCGACAGCCACGACGTGGAAAAGAAGTACTTCGTGGCCGACCTGTCCGGGGGGCTGGCGGTGATCGTCGAGGGGGTGCGCATCACCTATACCCACGTCTACCGCACCGAGGAATTCGTTGGACAGGACCGTGGGCAGCACTTCGGTTCACTGACCGTCGGGGTTTCCTTCTAG
- a CDS encoding helix-turn-helix domain-containing protein gives MIYNSDCPPWTGYNIIDKKVGEMGRLLGKLLREARLERSVGGKPLSIRQLADRLGVHHSYLSRIERGDGVCLKPERLMLLADLLGLDRYFMLAVAGIVPERLREAIYDHRDAFTMFIRCVLRDEPRVAGEANVTNGAGGSFASAGAGYPYWSIPYADGAELLRGLVGAMSGEGWIVSRMAQDRMAVQLSRCDLPFCDIDLRRGVVTTAGVRSLRVYLGRCGTDGGVARVYRSRRVVTDSLGSMVSMLGRMRHAMGAWVRVVDGFDMVVFDSHEQEPLRKDFRHGAGHGMRRQGRDGCMVGEPDRPGQCILFECLARRCAGTHESRLRYEHALGKLAMSAHAFFPWDEMEAFLYIIVLTH, from the coding sequence ATGATTTATAACAGTGATTGCCCGCCTTGGACTGGCTACAATATTATAGACAAAAAAGTAGGCGAGATGGGCAGGTTATTAGGAAAACTCCTCAGAGAGGCACGCCTGGAGCGATCCGTTGGCGGCAAGCCGCTGTCCATCCGCCAATTGGCCGACCGGCTGGGGGTGCACCATTCCTACCTCAGTCGCATTGAACGGGGCGACGGAGTCTGCCTGAAGCCGGAACGGCTGATGCTGCTTGCCGATCTGCTGGGGCTGGACAGGTACTTCATGCTCGCGGTGGCGGGCATCGTGCCTGAAAGGCTGCGCGAAGCCATCTACGACCACCGCGATGCGTTCACCATGTTCATTCGTTGTGTCCTGCGCGACGAGCCGCGTGTGGCAGGCGAGGCGAACGTGACGAACGGGGCGGGGGGATCGTTCGCCAGTGCCGGAGCCGGGTATCCGTACTGGAGCATTCCCTATGCCGATGGTGCGGAACTGCTGCGTGGCCTGGTGGGAGCCATGTCGGGCGAAGGGTGGATCGTCTCGCGGATGGCCCAGGACCGCATGGCTGTTCAGTTGTCCAGATGCGATCTGCCGTTTTGCGACATTGATCTGCGACGCGGTGTCGTCACCACCGCCGGGGTGCGCAGCCTGCGGGTCTACCTGGGGCGATGCGGCACGGATGGCGGCGTTGCCCGTGTCTATCGGTCGCGTCGCGTGGTGACCGATAGCCTTGGCTCCATGGTTTCCATGCTGGGCCGCATGCGCCATGCCATGGGGGCCTGGGTGCGGGTGGTGGACGGCTTCGACATGGTGGTTTTTGACAGCCACGAGCAGGAGCCGTTGCGCAAGGACTTTCGGCATGGCGCCGGGCACGGCATGCGACGCCAGGGGCGGGATGGCTGCATGGTTGGCGAGCCTGATCGCCCCGGGCAGTGCATCCTTTTCGAGTGTCTGGCAAGACGGTGCGCCGGCACGCACGAAAGCCGCCTGCGTTACGAGCATGCCCTCGGCAAACTGGCCATGTCGGCCCATGCGTTCTTTCCATGGGATGAGATGGAAGCGTTTCTGTACATCATCGTGCTGACGCATTGA
- a CDS encoding methyl-accepting chemotaxis protein, with protein sequence MNNFNVGARLIAGFIVVSLLTLITAGSGYLAIENAAESLREVNEEMLPAVAHTGSIELAMRSIVVAQRTLMMEQLSKADRDRQREDIRLAREVIARSRGEMDRLHHSRAVQEKWSAFVATLDSVRITNDEIMAAIQEWERDIADQGRMDRAAELVTGKGVQANIRLAEAGAAVQEAVRVEARAARAESAAEARTANKTAIALGVGAPLLSLLFGFLISRSITRPLGGAVSFAQLVAGGNLGAQLAVRGRDEIGRLADALRVMVDTLKAKIAEAEDKSEQAARKEQEALVAMREAEEARKQAESAKREGMLQAAAQVEGAVEVVSSASEELSAQIEQADRGAEEQAKRVSETATAMEEMNASVLEVARNAGDTAEVSDTARAKAAHGAALVERVVGTIDAVRRQSLDLKADMEDLGRQAESIGAIMNVISDIADQTNLLALNAAIEAARAGDAGRGFAVVADEVRKLAEKTMHATVQVGEAIRGVQQGTRKNMENVDRSVQGIEESTQLVRQSGEALGEIVRLVETASDQVRSIATASEQQSSASEEINHAVEQVSTISGETAQAMRESARAVSALAEQAQVLKRLVDEMKAA encoded by the coding sequence ATGAACAATTTCAATGTTGGTGCCAGGCTGATAGCCGGATTCATTGTTGTTTCGCTGCTGACGTTGATCACCGCAGGTTCCGGGTATCTGGCCATCGAGAATGCCGCCGAAAGCCTGCGCGAGGTCAACGAGGAAATGCTGCCCGCCGTGGCGCATACCGGCAGCATCGAACTGGCCATGCGCAGCATCGTGGTGGCCCAGCGCACCCTGATGATGGAACAGCTGTCCAAGGCCGACCGTGACCGCCAGCGAGAGGACATCCGTCTCGCCCGAGAGGTCATCGCCAGGTCGCGGGGCGAGATGGACAGGCTGCACCATTCGCGCGCCGTGCAGGAAAAGTGGTCTGCCTTCGTCGCCACGCTGGATTCCGTGCGCATCACCAATGATGAAATAATGGCGGCCATCCAGGAGTGGGAACGTGACATCGCCGATCAGGGGCGCATGGACCGGGCGGCTGAACTGGTCACCGGCAAGGGGGTGCAGGCCAACATTCGACTGGCCGAGGCTGGCGCTGCGGTGCAGGAGGCCGTGCGGGTAGAGGCGCGTGCCGCGCGGGCAGAGAGCGCGGCCGAAGCACGCACCGCGAACAAGACCGCCATTGCTCTGGGGGTGGGGGCTCCGTTGTTGTCGCTGCTGTTCGGTTTTCTCATTTCGCGGTCCATCACCCGTCCGTTGGGCGGGGCCGTGTCGTTTGCGCAACTGGTGGCGGGCGGCAACTTGGGCGCGCAACTGGCGGTGCGCGGACGCGACGAGATAGGCAGGCTGGCCGACGCCCTGCGGGTGATGGTGGACACCCTGAAGGCCAAGATCGCCGAGGCCGAAGACAAGAGCGAGCAGGCAGCCCGCAAGGAACAGGAGGCCCTGGTCGCCATGCGCGAGGCGGAGGAAGCCCGCAAGCAGGCGGAAAGCGCCAAGCGCGAGGGGATGTTGCAGGCTGCGGCGCAGGTGGAGGGCGCGGTGGAGGTGGTGTCGTCGGCGTCCGAAGAGCTTTCCGCCCAGATCGAGCAGGCCGACCGGGGTGCCGAGGAGCAGGCCAAGCGCGTATCCGAGACGGCCACGGCCATGGAGGAAATGAACGCCAGCGTGCTGGAGGTTGCCCGCAACGCAGGCGACACGGCGGAGGTTTCCGACACGGCCCGCGCCAAGGCCGCCCATGGCGCGGCGCTGGTGGAGCGGGTGGTGGGCACCATTGATGCCGTGCGGCGGCAGTCGCTGGACCTCAAGGCCGACATGGAAGACCTGGGCCGCCAGGCGGAATCCATCGGTGCGATCATGAACGTGATCAGCGACATTGCCGACCAGACCAACCTGCTGGCGCTGAATGCGGCCATCGAGGCGGCGCGGGCTGGTGACGCCGGGCGCGGATTCGCCGTGGTGGCCGACGAGGTGCGCAAGCTGGCCGAAAAGACCATGCATGCCACCGTGCAGGTGGGCGAGGCCATCCGCGGCGTGCAGCAGGGCACCCGCAAGAACATGGAGAACGTGGACCGCTCGGTGCAGGGCATCGAGGAATCCACCCAACTGGTGCGCCAGTCGGGCGAGGCGCTGGGCGAGATCGTGCGGCTGGTGGAAACGGCCAGTGACCAGGTGCGCTCCATCGCCACGGCCTCGGAACAGCAGTCGTCGGCCAGCGAGGAGATCAACCACGCCGTGGAGCAGGTAAGCACCATTTCCGGCGAGACGGCGCAAGCCATGCGCGAATCGGCTCGGGCCGTGTCCGCCCTGGCGGAGCAGGCCCAGGTGCTGAAGCGCCTGGTGGACGAGATGAAGGCGGCATGA